In Dyadobacter subterraneus, a single genomic region encodes these proteins:
- a CDS encoding PIN domain-containing protein, whose amino-acid sequence MRDSFFIDSNIALYLLDLNASRKKEIASSLLQNVPFISPQVVFECLNVCLRKYKLERSVAVQFVTELTNTSFIQAENESVITNVLFIFNKYLLQPFDSKIISSALEAGCTTLYSEDMQHGLVIEKRLTIINPFLQ is encoded by the coding sequence ATGAGAGATAGTTTTTTTATCGATAGCAACATCGCACTGTATCTTCTTGATTTAAATGCCAGCCGTAAGAAGGAGATTGCTTCATCACTTCTGCAAAATGTGCCTTTCATTAGTCCCCAGGTAGTTTTCGAATGCTTAAATGTTTGTTTAAGAAAGTATAAATTGGAACGAAGCGTTGCGGTGCAATTTGTTACTGAATTAACTAACACTTCCTTTATCCAAGCAGAGAATGAATCAGTTATAACCAACGTACTTTTCATTTTCAATAAATATTTGTTACAACCATTCGACTCCAAGATAATTTCCTCCGCTTTGGAAGCCGGTTGCACTACCTTGTATTCCGAAGATATGCAACACGGCTTGGTTATTGAAAAGCGGCTTACCATTATCAATCCTTTTTTACAATAA
- a CDS encoding K(+)-transporting ATPase subunit C, with amino-acid sequence MKTNLFPAIKLTIITLVFFAGVYTIIIWGIAQLAPNHGNGEVVTQNGKKYYTNVGQTFTEDKYFNSRPSAVDYNAAGSGGSNKAPSNPEYLQTVQARIDTFLVHNPEVKKQEIPVELVTASGSGLDPNISPNAALIQLKRIAKTRNISSESVQKLIEENTEAPLLGLLGPAKVNVLKLNMALDQVK; translated from the coding sequence ATGAAAACGAACCTATTTCCCGCAATCAAATTAACCATCATTACGCTGGTTTTCTTTGCCGGAGTTTATACAATCATCATCTGGGGAATTGCTCAACTTGCTCCAAACCATGGCAATGGCGAGGTGGTAACGCAAAATGGTAAAAAGTACTACACCAATGTTGGCCAGACTTTCACCGAAGACAAATATTTTAACTCCCGTCCATCTGCTGTGGATTATAATGCAGCCGGTAGTGGCGGTAGTAACAAAGCACCTTCCAATCCTGAATATCTTCAAACGGTTCAGGCCCGGATTGATACTTTCCTGGTACATAATCCGGAAGTCAAAAAACAGGAAATTCCCGTTGAACTGGTAACAGCAAGTGGGAGTGGGCTTGATCCGAATATTTCTCCAAATGCGGCATTGATTCAGCTTAAAAGAATTGCTAAAACCAGAAATATTTCTAGCGAAAGCGTCCAGAAATTAATTGAAGAAAACACAGAAGCTCCATTGCTTGGACTTTTGGGACCTGCAAAAGTGAATGTTTTAAAACTTAACATGGCGCTTGATCAGGTTAAATAG
- a CDS encoding porin: protein MNKLVLIAAGIFSIPVIAQDTISIEKSKPNPLTFSGYVEAFYSYDFNQPANHERPGFLYNFNKHNEVNLNLGLFKVNYNTENVRANLAVMAGTYPQYNLAAEQGLLKNIYEANVGIKISKKNNLWIDAGIMPSHIGFESAIGKDNWNLTRSILAENSPYYEAGVKIGFTSKDEKLYAAAMYLNGWQRIQKIPGNQTPAFGTQLTYKPSSNATLNWSTYIGNEQPDSTKQWRYFNNFYGQFQLTERFGLTAGFDIGVQQKSKGSSSYNTWYTPVLIARYMPSEKVRIAARGEYYSDEKGVIISTGTPNGFKTFGYSANFDYLPVQNVMFRLEARAFNSKDDIFTKDGKADNQNFFVTTSVALSF, encoded by the coding sequence ATGAACAAATTAGTTTTAATTGCCGCTGGAATTTTTTCTATTCCGGTTATTGCTCAGGATACCATTTCAATTGAAAAATCAAAGCCAAACCCATTAACTTTTTCAGGTTACGTTGAAGCATTTTATAGTTATGATTTTAATCAACCAGCCAATCACGAACGGCCAGGATTTTTATATAATTTCAACAAACACAATGAAGTCAATTTAAACCTGGGACTTTTTAAGGTTAATTACAATACTGAGAATGTGAGAGCAAACCTGGCCGTGATGGCCGGTACTTATCCGCAATATAATCTGGCAGCAGAGCAAGGATTATTAAAAAATATCTATGAAGCCAATGTTGGAATCAAGATTTCAAAAAAGAATAATCTCTGGATCGACGCAGGAATCATGCCTTCGCACATTGGATTTGAAAGCGCGATTGGAAAAGATAACTGGAATTTGACACGAAGTATTCTTGCTGAAAATTCGCCTTATTACGAAGCGGGTGTGAAAATTGGTTTTACAAGTAAAGACGAAAAACTGTATGCCGCAGCAATGTATTTGAACGGTTGGCAACGTATCCAGAAAATTCCCGGAAACCAGACGCCTGCTTTTGGAACACAGTTGACTTATAAACCATCTTCAAATGCGACTTTAAATTGGAGTACCTATATAGGAAACGAACAGCCAGACAGTACGAAACAATGGCGTTATTTTAATAATTTTTATGGCCAGTTTCAACTTACGGAAAGGTTTGGTTTGACTGCCGGATTTGACATTGGAGTACAGCAAAAAAGTAAAGGAAGCAGCAGTTACAATACTTGGTATACACCGGTTTTGATTGCCCGGTATATGCCAAGCGAAAAAGTCAGGATTGCAGCCAGAGGTGAATATTATTCAGATGAAAAAGGAGTGATTATCAGCACGGGTACACCAAATGGTTTTAAGACTTTTGGTTACTCTGCCAACTTCGATTATCTGCCTGTACAAAATGTAATGTTCAGACTGGAAGCACGGGCTTTTAACAGCAAAGACGATATATTTACAAAGGATGGAAAGGCCGACAACCAGAATTTCTTTGTTACAACATCCGTTGCACTATCATTTTGA
- a CDS encoding sensor protein KdpD — protein MTEKENNVKHFLDLIKKSRKGKFKIYIGMSAGVGKTFRMLQEAHTLLRNGIDVKIGYIETHNRKETHDLLEGLPIIPRRKLFYKGKELEEFDLQAVISLRPEIVIVDELAHTNIEGSKNDKRWQDVMEILDAGINVISAVNIQHIESLNEEIKQITGVEVKERIPDSVLQQADEVVNIDLTADELITRLREGKIYAAEKVPTALNNFFTSGNILQLRELALKEVASQVVRKVETEVTSRSVTALKANKFMACISSNAQTSKIVIRKTARLASYYNSPWVLLYVQTPKESTDKIALDKQRHLINNFKLATELGGEIIRVESPHVSRTIMEVAEQRQITTICIGKPHMSLFKVILATNIFNQLLKKLSVSEIDLVILS, from the coding sequence ATGACTGAAAAAGAAAACAACGTAAAACATTTTCTGGATCTGATCAAAAAATCCAGAAAAGGGAAGTTTAAAATCTACATCGGCATGAGCGCCGGTGTAGGTAAAACCTTCCGGATGCTGCAAGAAGCCCACACATTGTTGCGCAACGGCATTGATGTGAAAATCGGTTATATAGAAACACATAATCGCAAAGAAACGCACGATTTACTGGAAGGTCTGCCAATAATTCCCAGACGAAAACTTTTTTATAAAGGGAAAGAACTGGAAGAATTTGATTTGCAGGCTGTTATCAGTCTGAGACCTGAAATCGTAATTGTTGATGAACTGGCACATACTAACATTGAGGGCAGCAAAAACGACAAACGCTGGCAGGACGTGATGGAAATTCTGGATGCCGGAATCAATGTGATCAGTGCCGTTAATATTCAGCATATTGAAAGTCTGAATGAAGAAATCAAGCAAATCACCGGTGTTGAAGTGAAGGAAAGAATTCCGGATAGTGTTCTTCAACAAGCCGATGAAGTTGTTAATATTGACCTTACCGCAGACGAATTGATAACGCGTTTGAGAGAAGGTAAAATTTACGCCGCAGAAAAAGTCCCAACTGCACTTAACAACTTTTTTACGTCTGGAAACATTCTTCAATTGCGGGAATTAGCACTAAAAGAAGTTGCCAGCCAGGTTGTGAGAAAAGTTGAAACCGAAGTAACTTCAAGAAGTGTTACCGCATTAAAAGCAAATAAATTTATGGCGTGCATCAGCAGCAATGCGCAGACTTCCAAGATTGTTATCAGGAAAACCGCCCGGCTTGCCAGTTATTATAACAGTCCATGGGTGTTACTTTATGTACAAACGCCGAAAGAGAGTACGGATAAAATTGCACTGGACAAGCAGCGCCATTTGATAAATAATTTTAAGCTTGCAACCGAGCTTGGAGGCGAAATAATTCGAGTTGAAAGTCCGCATGTATCACGAACTATTATGGAAGTTGCCGAGCAAAGACAAATCACAACAATTTGTATTGGTAAGCCGCATATGAGTTTGTTTAAAGTAATTTTGGCTACCAATATCTTTAACCAGTTATTGAAAAAGCTATCTGTTTCCGAAATTGACCTGGTCATTCTGTCCTGA
- a CDS encoding HAMP domain-containing sensor histidine kinase encodes MKIKTKLTLGVGLLFLMIIILSLVAARYINVLKNDTENILVDNYNTLEYSRNMLRALDQTQQSSKAFLTFEENLNKQRKNVTEIGEREVTDAISDHLIQLKQSPSNLTLHQIIRKDITELMRLNMEAIQRKSEIAQQTARSANLWIVITGTLCFLFAFTLLVNLPSNIANPIKELTESIKEIAAKNYSQRVHFGSKNEFGELAGSFNTMAEKLEEYDSSNLSKILFEKKRIETLINNMHEPVLGLDENKKVLFANDEVLKISGLRSEDIMGKSAVDVALHNDLIRSLVQGLVTPKSDTEKEKPLKIYADNKESYFEKEIVNITITPTGEKEKIFIGQVIVLKNITPFKELDFAKTNFIATVSHELKTPISSIKMSVQLLENKQTGEVNEEQKQLIESIKDDSNRLLKITGELLNLSQVETGNIQLNIQQSSPYKILQYAMEAVKIQADQKQIKLIAKAEEDLPEVKADTEKTAWVLINFLTNAIRYSSQESKIVIDVKKQSDNVLFSVKDEGKGIESRYREKIFDRYFQVPGSAKTGTGLGLAISKEFIEAQGGIIGLDSEIGMGSTFYFYLNRS; translated from the coding sequence ATGAAAATAAAAACCAAATTAACCCTCGGTGTCGGACTGCTTTTTCTGATGATCATTATACTTTCATTGGTGGCGGCACGGTATATCAATGTATTAAAAAATGACACCGAAAATATTCTGGTAGATAATTACAACACACTGGAATATTCCCGTAACATGCTGCGCGCTTTGGATCAGACGCAACAGAGCAGCAAGGCATTTTTGACTTTTGAAGAAAATCTCAATAAACAACGAAAAAATGTTACTGAAATAGGAGAAAGGGAAGTGACGGATGCTATATCTGATCATTTGATTCAACTTAAACAGTCACCTTCCAACTTAACCTTACATCAGATTATCAGAAAGGATATTACAGAATTGATGCGTCTGAACATGGAAGCAATTCAGCGAAAAAGTGAAATTGCACAGCAAACAGCTCGTTCTGCCAATTTGTGGATTGTAATTACCGGAACATTATGTTTTCTGTTTGCCTTCACCTTGCTGGTTAATTTGCCAAGTAATATTGCCAATCCGATCAAAGAATTGACAGAAAGTATCAAAGAAATTGCCGCTAAAAATTACTCCCAACGTGTGCATTTTGGTAGTAAAAACGAGTTCGGTGAACTGGCCGGTTCCTTTAATACCATGGCTGAAAAACTGGAAGAATACGACAGCAGCAATCTTTCTAAAATACTATTTGAGAAGAAAAGAATCGAGACACTGATCAACAACATGCATGAGCCTGTTTTAGGGCTGGATGAAAATAAAAAAGTACTTTTCGCAAATGATGAGGTGCTTAAAATTTCAGGACTTCGCTCGGAGGATATTATGGGAAAGTCTGCCGTTGACGTAGCATTGCATAATGACTTGATTCGTTCGTTGGTACAAGGTCTGGTAACACCAAAATCAGATACTGAAAAGGAAAAACCGCTCAAAATATATGCTGACAACAAAGAAAGTTATTTTGAAAAAGAGATTGTAAATATTACGATTACGCCGACAGGAGAGAAGGAGAAGATCTTTATTGGTCAGGTGATTGTGTTGAAAAACATTACACCTTTCAAAGAGCTGGATTTTGCCAAAACCAATTTTATAGCCACCGTTTCACACGAACTGAAAACGCCGATTTCATCGATTAAAATGAGTGTTCAATTGCTGGAAAATAAACAAACCGGTGAAGTTAATGAAGAGCAAAAACAACTGATTGAAAGTATCAAAGATGATAGCAACAGACTGCTGAAAATTACCGGTGAACTGCTGAATCTCTCGCAAGTAGAAACCGGAAATATACAATTAAATATTCAGCAAAGCAGTCCGTATAAAATTCTTCAATACGCTATGGAAGCTGTGAAAATTCAGGCGGATCAAAAGCAGATTAAGCTTATTGCAAAAGCTGAGGAAGATTTACCGGAAGTAAAAGCAGATACCGAAAAAACGGCCTGGGTGCTCATTAATTTCCTGACCAACGCCATTCGTTATTCTTCTCAGGAAAGTAAAATTGTAATTGACGTTAAAAAGCAATCGGATAATGTTCTTTTTTCTGTAAAGGACGAGGGAAAAGGAATAGAAAGCCGTTATCGCGAGAAAATATTTGACCGCTATTTCCAGGTTCCGGGAAGCGCGAAAACGGGGACCGGACTTGGCCTTGCTATAAGTAAGGAGTTCATCGAAGCTCAGGGCGGAATTATTGGTCTGGATTCTGAAATTGGCATGGGAAGTACATTTTATTTTTATCTGAACAGGTCTTAG
- a CDS encoding transposase: MASDQYFIRNQNSIYYLTLTVVDWVDVFTRKEHKFSILESLRFCQNEKGLLVHGWCLMSNHLHLLASARDGFNLSDILRDLKYSLPNKSSPQFTMKLKVEEIGCCTVLSLPENLKLM; encoded by the coding sequence ATGGCTTCCGATCAATACTTTATCCGAAATCAAAATTCAATTTACTATTTGACACTGACTGTCGTAGACTGGGTGGACGTGTTTACCAGGAAAGAGCATAAATTCAGCATTCTCGAATCCTTACGGTTTTGTCAAAATGAAAAAGGGCTATTGGTTCATGGCTGGTGTCTGATGTCAAATCATCTTCATCTTTTAGCTTCTGCTAGGGACGGTTTTAATCTGTCTGATATTCTTCGTGACTTAAAATATTCACTTCCAAACAAATCGTCACCGCAATTCACAATGAAATTGAAAGTCGAAGAGATTGGATGTTGTACCGTTTTGAGTTTGCCGGAAAATTTAAAGTTAATGTAA
- a CDS encoding ABC transporter permease codes for MINNYFKIARRNLVKNKVYSFINIAGLATGLAVAMLIGLWIFDELSFNKSFQNYDRLAIIKQNQTFNNEISTQSAVPYLMAEEIRSKYGSDFKHVVMSSGSSTQILAFGDKNITKKGSYTEPGITEMLSLNMIKGSRSGLKEINTIILSETTSKALFGDIDPIDKVIKVNNKQDLKVTGVYQDIPYNSDFKDLAFVAPWELYINNEYWSEKKTNPWRANMFVTFAQISDRADMDKVSAKIKNVKLNAVRAEEAAFKPEIFLHPMSKWHLYSEFKNGKIAGGGIEFVWLFGIIGVFVLLLACINFMNLSTARSEKRAKEVGIRKAIGSLRSQLITQFFSESLLVVGLAFIFSIFLVLSVLPLFNEVADKKMVFPWKEPLFWISSLGFSILTGLIAGSYPALYLSSFQPIKVLKGSGFARIKLGSFAAVPRKVLVVVQFTISIILIIGTITVFRQIEFAKNRPVGYDRNNLLIVAMNTQEVRGHYEAIRSELLKTGVVQEMSQSSNPTTYVAAINNGYEWDGKEAGTQGNFATMAVSHDFGKTVGWQFTEGRDFSRSYSTDSSGVVINESAAKFMGLKNPVGSIIKADGKPFRVIGVIKDMIMESPYKASFRTCFFLDYSWASVFNIKINPESGSTEALSKIEQVFKKFNPAAPFDYKFTDEQYAKKFGDEIRIGKLTSFFAVLAIFISCLGLFGMATFIAEQRTKEIGIRKVLGASLASLWSMLSREFVLLVILSCILAAPIAWYFMDKWLTKYEYRTEFSWWIFALSGAGALVITLLTVSFQAIKAALMNPVKSLKNE; via the coding sequence ATGATCAACAACTATTTCAAAATCGCCCGAAGAAATCTTGTGAAGAATAAGGTTTATTCGTTTATAAATATTGCTGGTCTGGCAACAGGGCTTGCGGTTGCAATGCTAATCGGACTTTGGATTTTTGATGAACTTTCCTTCAATAAATCTTTTCAGAATTATGACCGGCTTGCTATAATCAAGCAAAATCAGACATTCAATAATGAAATCTCGACGCAAAGTGCGGTTCCCTATTTAATGGCCGAAGAAATTCGAAGCAAATATGGTAGTGACTTCAAACATGTTGTAATGTCATCCGGATCTTCTACCCAAATTCTTGCTTTTGGGGATAAGAATATTACCAAAAAAGGAAGTTATACAGAGCCGGGCATTACAGAAATGTTGTCTCTGAATATGATTAAAGGTTCAAGATCCGGACTGAAAGAAATCAATACCATTATACTTTCTGAAACAACTTCAAAAGCACTTTTCGGAGATATTGATCCAATTGATAAGGTCATAAAAGTAAATAACAAACAAGATCTGAAGGTTACTGGTGTTTATCAAGATATTCCATACAATTCAGATTTCAAGGATCTCGCTTTTGTAGCGCCTTGGGAGCTTTACATTAACAACGAATACTGGTCGGAGAAGAAGACGAATCCCTGGCGTGCCAATATGTTTGTCACTTTCGCGCAGATAAGTGATCGTGCGGATATGGACAAGGTTTCTGCCAAGATTAAAAATGTAAAACTTAATGCCGTCCGGGCAGAAGAGGCTGCTTTCAAACCGGAAATTTTCCTTCATCCGATGAGCAAATGGCACTTATATTCTGAATTTAAAAACGGAAAAATAGCGGGCGGCGGAATAGAATTTGTTTGGCTTTTTGGAATCATAGGCGTTTTTGTTTTGCTGTTGGCCTGTATCAATTTCATGAATTTGAGCACCGCCAGAAGTGAAAAACGCGCCAAGGAAGTTGGTATTCGCAAGGCGATAGGTTCTTTGAGAAGTCAGCTTATTACACAGTTTTTTAGTGAGTCTTTACTGGTAGTAGGACTTGCATTTATTTTCTCCATCTTTCTGGTTCTTTCTGTCCTGCCATTGTTCAATGAGGTGGCGGATAAAAAAATGGTATTTCCCTGGAAAGAACCGTTATTCTGGATTTCAAGTCTTGGTTTCAGTATTCTCACAGGCCTCATAGCAGGCAGTTATCCGGCACTTTATTTGTCTTCTTTTCAGCCCATAAAAGTTTTAAAGGGAAGCGGTTTTGCAAGAATTAAGCTTGGGAGTTTTGCCGCGGTTCCAAGGAAGGTTCTGGTCGTTGTCCAGTTTACGATTTCCATTATTTTGATTATTGGTACAATTACTGTTTTTCGGCAAATAGAATTTGCTAAAAATCGTCCAGTCGGATACGATAGAAATAATTTGCTTATCGTTGCCATGAACACACAGGAAGTCCGTGGGCATTATGAAGCCATAAGAAGCGAATTACTGAAAACGGGTGTCGTGCAGGAAATGTCTCAATCATCTAATCCAACCACTTACGTTGCGGCCATCAATAATGGTTATGAATGGGATGGAAAAGAGGCTGGCACACAAGGAAATTTCGCAACGATGGCGGTTTCTCATGATTTTGGAAAAACAGTAGGATGGCAATTTACGGAAGGACGCGACTTTTCAAGATCCTATTCAACGGATTCTTCCGGTGTTGTGATCAATGAAAGTGCTGCCAAATTTATGGGGTTGAAAAATCCGGTCGGTTCCATTATCAAAGCCGATGGAAAACCGTTTCGGGTTATCGGTGTGATCAAGGATATGATCATGGAATCACCTTACAAAGCTTCATTTCGCACTTGTTTTTTTCTGGATTACAGCTGGGCAAGCGTTTTCAATATTAAAATAAATCCTGAATCAGGGTCAACAGAAGCTTTAAGCAAAATTGAACAAGTCTTCAAAAAGTTTAATCCGGCGGCTCCTTTTGACTACAAATTTACCGATGAGCAATACGCCAAAAAATTTGGTGACGAGATAAGAATCGGAAAGCTAACTTCATTTTTTGCTGTATTGGCCATATTCATCAGTTGTCTGGGATTATTCGGAATGGCCACATTCATTGCAGAACAGCGCACAAAGGAAATTGGAATTCGCAAGGTTTTAGGTGCCTCACTGGCAAGTTTGTGGAGCATGCTTTCGCGTGAATTTGTACTATTGGTTATTTTATCCTGTATTCTCGCGGCTCCAATCGCCTGGTATTTTATGGACAAGTGGTTAACTAAATATGAATACAGGACGGAATTTTCCTGGTGGATATTTGCTCTTTCAGGCGCGGGTGCGTTGGTCATTACCCTACTGACCGTAAGTTTTCAAGCCATAAAAGCGGCTCTGATGAACCCGGTGAAAAGTTTAAAAAATGAATAA
- a CDS encoding ABC transporter permease, translating into MILNYFKSARRNLWKNKTNTIINVLGLALGITCSLGIFVFVNYELSFDKFHTNAKRIYRIVEHSKKADGIQHWPTTAYPLAEALKREFPDIGVTQTAGPDKKIISAKDQKGDVKRFEESRVMFADADYLRLFDFKNAFEKGLWIAGNAATAFQQPNAVVLTEKMAERYFGEVSNNYDDLIAKTLTLNNTDILTVSGIIRNPPANTNLPFDILINYQFFKSKNTYQANNWSGNYLGTTYVELPAGADPEKFEKAIDRFKSKYLKAEDNRRISYFLQPLSDIHTNSLYSSEPGSYVLGKEILWGLGSLAVFLILIASVNFINLSTAQAMQRQKEIGVRKAIGSTKAQLFFQFMSETFVLALLAGFLSINGLYGLLWIVNQKLSFIDLALKPDSQTWLFAAGLIGIITLLAGSYPALVLSGFKPAMAIKNNVQRKTSGISLRQGLIVFQFGITYCLLVATWISSDQMSFFQRKGLGFSKDAVLTINAPRDKKSGQLDAFRQELLQYPYIKDVSFASGAPLTQNWYGTDFRLKSEPVTMARQAEMKSTDTNYQRLFGLQLVAGQWISASNIVPDSVRFNGFVINETMAKMLNLSPEKAIGEKLVINEGEAPIIGVVKDFHNASLQQAIQPCVFMYSNAPEQIHVQLLATNGRISNLPQTLAHLSQIWKENFPDDVYQFTFLNESLAKNYFVEQLVFDAFKAFAAISIFISCLGLFGLIILTAAQRTKEIGVRKVLGASITSVVGMLTADFVKLVVCAIVLALPISWWAMHQWLQGFAYKTEINWWVFALSGIFAVVIALVTVSFQSIKAALMDPVKSLKSE; encoded by the coding sequence ATGATACTTAACTATTTTAAAAGCGCACGAAGGAATCTTTGGAAAAACAAGACAAACACCATTATTAATGTGTTGGGACTGGCGCTTGGCATTACTTGCAGTTTAGGGATTTTCGTATTTGTAAATTATGAGTTGAGTTTTGATAAATTTCACACCAATGCAAAGCGGATTTACCGGATTGTAGAACATAGTAAAAAAGCAGACGGAATTCAGCACTGGCCGACCACTGCTTATCCTTTGGCGGAGGCTCTCAAACGTGAATTCCCAGACATTGGCGTTACCCAAACTGCCGGCCCTGATAAAAAAATTATAAGTGCAAAAGACCAAAAAGGTGATGTAAAAAGATTTGAAGAAAGCCGGGTCATGTTTGCAGATGCGGATTATTTGCGACTTTTTGATTTTAAAAATGCTTTTGAAAAAGGTTTGTGGATTGCTGGGAATGCTGCTACTGCTTTCCAACAGCCCAATGCGGTTGTTTTAACTGAAAAAATGGCCGAGCGTTATTTCGGAGAAGTTTCTAATAATTATGATGATTTAATTGCCAAAACATTAACGCTTAATAATACCGATATTCTTACGGTATCGGGGATCATTCGCAATCCGCCTGCGAACACGAATTTACCGTTTGATATCCTTATTAATTATCAGTTCTTCAAATCGAAAAATACTTATCAGGCTAATAACTGGTCGGGAAATTATCTGGGAACAACTTACGTTGAACTTCCTGCCGGCGCGGATCCGGAAAAATTTGAAAAGGCCATTGACAGGTTTAAAAGTAAATATTTGAAGGCTGAGGATAATCGCCGGATAAGTTATTTTCTTCAACCGCTTTCAGATATTCACACTAATTCTTTGTATTCGAGCGAGCCGGGTTCTTATGTGCTCGGAAAAGAAATTTTATGGGGATTGGGCAGTCTGGCTGTGTTTTTGATATTGATTGCTTCCGTCAATTTTATAAATCTGAGTACTGCTCAGGCCATGCAGCGCCAAAAGGAAATTGGTGTTCGTAAAGCCATTGGCAGCACAAAAGCCCAGTTGTTTTTTCAATTTATGAGCGAAACATTTGTATTGGCTCTTCTGGCTGGTTTTTTATCGATTAATGGCTTGTACGGATTACTTTGGATTGTCAATCAGAAATTATCTTTTATTGATCTTGCTCTAAAACCCGATAGTCAGACCTGGCTTTTTGCTGCTGGACTTATTGGAATAATTACTTTGCTGGCAGGTAGTTATCCTGCTTTGGTTTTGTCTGGTTTTAAGCCCGCCATGGCGATTAAAAATAATGTTCAACGTAAAACAAGCGGTATTTCTCTACGCCAGGGATTGATTGTTTTTCAATTTGGCATAACCTATTGTCTGTTGGTTGCAACCTGGATTTCTTCCGATCAAATGTCCTTTTTTCAAAGGAAGGGATTAGGATTTTCGAAGGACGCGGTGCTTACAATCAATGCCCCGCGTGATAAAAAATCCGGGCAACTGGATGCATTTCGGCAGGAATTGCTTCAATATCCTTATATAAAGGATGTGAGTTTTGCATCCGGAGCACCTTTAACGCAAAACTGGTATGGAACTGATTTTCGCTTGAAATCTGAGCCAGTAACTATGGCGCGACAGGCTGAAATGAAAAGTACGGATACAAATTATCAAAGGCTTTTTGGTTTGCAATTGGTGGCCGGACAGTGGATTTCTGCTTCCAATATTGTACCGGATAGCGTCCGTTTCAATGGATTTGTGATCAACGAAACGATGGCGAAAATGCTGAATCTTTCACCTGAAAAAGCAATCGGAGAAAAACTTGTCATTAATGAAGGAGAAGCACCGATTATTGGTGTGGTTAAAGATTTTCACAATGCATCCTTGCAGCAGGCCATTCAGCCATGCGTTTTTATGTATTCTAATGCCCCCGAACAAATACATGTGCAGTTGCTTGCTACGAACGGCCGCATCTCAAACTTACCTCAGACGCTGGCACATTTGTCTCAGATATGGAAAGAGAATTTTCCGGATGATGTATATCAATTTACCTTTTTGAATGAATCGCTGGCGAAAAATTATTTTGTTGAACAGCTCGTATTTGACGCTTTTAAAGCATTTGCAGCCATATCCATTTTTATTTCCTGTCTGGGACTTTTTGGTTTGATAATCTTAACTGCTGCACAGAGAACGAAAGAAATTGGTGTAAGAAAAGTGCTGGGTGCATCCATAACCAGTGTCGTTGGCATGCTGACGGCCGATTTCGTCAAATTGGTTGTTTGTGCGATTGTATTGGCACTGCCCATTTCCTGGTGGGCTATGCATCAATGGCTGCAAGGATTTGCCTATAAAACGGAAATTAACTGGTGGGTTTTTGCTTTGTCGGGAATATTTGCGGTAGTGATCGCATTGGTAACGGTGAGTTTTCAAAGTATAAAAGCGGCATTAATGGATCCGGTAAAAAGTCTGAAAAGCGAATAG